The Chelonia mydas isolate rCheMyd1 chromosome 3, rCheMyd1.pri.v2, whole genome shotgun sequence genome includes a region encoding these proteins:
- the DPY30 gene encoding protein dpy-30 homolog isoform X2, whose product MDSEQIMEGQAQVPENPHAEYGLTENVERIVENEKINAEKTSKQKVDLQSLPTRAYLDQTVVPILLQGLAVLAKERPPNPIEFLAAYLLKNKSQFEDRN is encoded by the exons ATGGACTCAGAACAGATCATGGAGGGACAGGCACAG GTTCCAGAAAATCCTCATGCTGAATATGGCCTTACAGAAAATGTAGAG AGGATAGTAGAAAATGAGAAGATTAACGCAGAGAAAACATCAAAGCAGAAGGTGGATCTTCAGTCGTTACCTACACGTGCCTACTTGGATCAGACAGTTGTGCCTATCTTACTACAGGGACTTGCTGTACTTGCAAAGGAGAG ACCGCCAAATCCTATTGAATTCCTAgcagcatatcttttaaaaaacaagtcaCAGTTTGAGGACCGAAATTAA
- the DPY30 gene encoding protein dpy-30 homolog isoform X1 has translation MDSEQIMEGQAQHVVLQVPENPHAEYGLTENVERIVENEKINAEKTSKQKVDLQSLPTRAYLDQTVVPILLQGLAVLAKERPPNPIEFLAAYLLKNKSQFEDRN, from the exons ATGGACTCAGAACAGATCATGGAGGGACAGGCACAG CATGTTGTTTTACAGGTTCCAGAAAATCCTCATGCTGAATATGGCCTTACAGAAAATGTAGAG AGGATAGTAGAAAATGAGAAGATTAACGCAGAGAAAACATCAAAGCAGAAGGTGGATCTTCAGTCGTTACCTACACGTGCCTACTTGGATCAGACAGTTGTGCCTATCTTACTACAGGGACTTGCTGTACTTGCAAAGGAGAG ACCGCCAAATCCTATTGAATTCCTAgcagcatatcttttaaaaaacaagtcaCAGTTTGAGGACCGAAATTAA